In Leptodactylus fuscus isolate aLepFus1 chromosome 2, aLepFus1.hap2, whole genome shotgun sequence, one genomic interval encodes:
- the PSPC1 gene encoding paraspeckle component 1 isoform X3 — protein sequence MAMANRNLKQVRIEKNNNGSNSNEMVSPPQQQMVPPGKNNKRSLDLSEGDPALMPPKMEEGEEERGVTIDIKSFLKPGEKSYTQRCRLFVGNLPTDITEEDFKKLFEKYGEPSEVFINRDRGFGFIRLESRTLAEIAKAELDGMVLKNRPLRIRFATHGAALTVKNLSPVVSNELLEEAFSMFGPVERAVVIVDDRGRATGKGFVEFAAKPPARKALERCTEGAFILTTTPRPVIVEPMEQFDDEDGLPEKFMQKTQQYLKEREEPPRFAQPGTFEFEYSSRWKALYEMEKQQREQVDRNIREAKEKLEAEMEAARHEHQLMLMRQDLMRRQEELRRLEELRNQELQKRKQFHMRHEEEQRRREEEMIRQREQDDLRRQEGFKPNYMDTIHTSMRIGMKRKPTRQGGKKHGKKKTQLQERLNLTPVMAK from the exons ATGGCAATggcgaacagaaacctgaagcaGGTGCGCATTGAGAAGAATAACAACGGAAGCAACAGCAATGAAATGGTCTCCCCTCCACAGCAGCAAATGGTACCGCCGGGGAAGAATAACAAACGCAGCCTGGACCTGTCTGAGGGGGACCCGGCGCTAATGCCTCCTAAGATGGAAGAAGGGGAAGAAGAACGGGGGGTGACCATTGACATCAAGAGCTTTCTGAAGCCGGGGGAGAAGAGCTATACCCAGCGGTGCCGCTTATTCGTGGGCAACCTGCCGACCGACATCACCGAGGAGGATTTCAAGAAGCTCTTCGAGAAGTATGGAGAACCCAGCGAGGTGTTCATCAACCGGGACCGGGGCTTCGGCTTCATCCGCCTG gaatCCAGAACGCTTGCTGAAATAGCAAAAGCAGAACTCGATGGCATGGTGCTCAAAAACCGACCGCTGCGTATCCGTTTTGCAACTCATGGCGCAGCATTGACTGTTAAAAACTTGTCTCCTGTGGTTTCAAATGAGCTCCTTGAAGAAGCCTTCTCCATGTTTGGCCCAGTTGAGAGAGCAGTAGTCATTGTGGATGATCGTGGCAGAGCAACAGGAAAGGGATTTGTGGAATTTGCAGCAAAGCCCCCAGCACGAAAAGCTCTTGAGAGGTGCACCGAGGGAGCCTTCATACTGACAAC GACACCTCGACCAGTTATTGTAGAACCAATGGAACAATTTGATGATGAAGATGGCTTGCCAGAAAAATTTATGCAGAAGACTCAGCAGTATCTCAA GGAAAGGGAGGAGCCCCCAAGGTTTGCTCAGCCGGGAACATTTGAGTTTGAATACTCTTCTAGATGGAAAGCTCTGTATGAAATGGAGAAACAACAGAGAGAGCAAGTGGACAGGAACATAAGAGAAGCTAAGGAAAAATTAGAGGCAGAAATGGAAGCAGCTCGCCATGAGCATCAGCTGATGCTTATGAGACAAG ATCTAATGCGACGCCAGGAGGAGCTGCGAAGGCTAGAGGAGCTAAGGAATCAGGAGCTTCAAAAGAGAAAGCAGTTTCATATGAG ACATGAAGAAGAGCAGAGACGGCGTGAGGAAGAGATGATTCGTCAGAGGGAGCAAGATGATCTAAGACGTCAGGAAGGTTTCAAGCCGAATTACATGGACACT